The Brienomyrus brachyistius isolate T26 chromosome 9, BBRACH_0.4, whole genome shotgun sequence genome contains the following window.
cccaggaactgGAACACACCAGGTTAAGAGCtggcagagaggaaactggtctCTGTCAGAACTGATTTAAAGTACAGACTTCATTTCCCAGGAAGCTCTGGGAGACAGGGTCAGATGTCTGCTGGGAAGATGGAGCCAGGTCTGAAGAACAGGTCTgggattcagtttaatagtgtCTGGCGATGAAGCCTGATAAGCCTGATAAGACACTGAGGACTACAGCAGTGTGCAGGCAGCTGTTTCGGAGAATGATGGCACAGAACGTACCAGGCAGTGTGTCTTTTTTACAGAGGGGCCCAGTGGGGCAAAGTACacagtttttgtgtgtgttttgcatGGCTGGAGAGCAATGCTCAGGACATGCCTGTACTCGTCTGTGCCGTTCTTACATTCTTAGTGACTGCTGGTACCTGTAGCTGCGTTGTGGAACCGCTCTGCTCctgacagtgtttctcaaccccaGAGAGTCCGTGTCTCTGCTacctggagctgggagggagcaaaaatgtggactgtctggaggtaccctgaggactgggttgggaaaccagTGCTCTAAGGTcttgaaaataaaatgctgaCCTCGACCCTGGGTGTCTTAGGCTATGTGCCCCCCCAGTCCTGCAGTGAGCCTGCAGCCACGCAATAAAGACCACACCTGTGCAATGACACCTCTCTTTCTCTTCATTCTCCTGAGAACCTGCTACACTCCAGTTTTGAAGAGCAGAGTGAGCTGAGACCCGCATTGGGCGACTTGCTGCTCTTCTCATGTCTGTGGAGAGCTGCTCTCTGCAGTATGTTGCTTCTGTGTCAGTGATGAGTGGCTGCCGGCAACGTTAGAGATAATCCACCGATGCTTTTATTCGCCAGTtgtacaagtgtgtgtgtgtatgtgtgtgtgtgtacagtactgtgcaaaagtcttaggcaggcaaaaaaatgtttagattatcctcttgttggtgtaaaactatggtaTTAtcttgtcaaagtgtgtcagctcagccatttcagaacctctgctaaaattatcctagtatttgcagcgatggtccagtgcagccatgtattttttgactttgccactagcacacctcatacagctggtcaatctgtcagtgactttttaaaccaatatatttacttatttaattgagctgttggtgaaatttaacaaaatcaatgAGGTGCCCctcaagtttgggaactgaagcagttcatctagccatccaactagatatcagtaactctttagaaaacagaagaaattattactagtttttattgtgttactcttaatctgCACATGTTATAATAGATTGTCTTTTTTATTCTaaaccaaagtacacttgctacccagataaacagctttgaacatttctttggactgcctaagacttttgcacagtagtgtgtgtgtgtgtatatataaaatatccttgggaggaaccagtcTCAAAGCGGGGAGCCCGttctcctggggccggcagagGACATCCTGATTTGTACTCACCAGATTAAGACAGAGTGTAAATGCAGAATCGCTGGCAGCAGGGCAGATGGGAAGGAAGTCGCAGGTAGTAGGGCTTTGCAGGGTGGGCAGGATATCTTGATTTTtgagtctccaggcagcacatccCCAGAAGGAATGGGTGGGTAAAAAAGTACATTAGCCagagtaggggagactagaggcagtgcagaCTGGCAGGTGAGTACTGgtatggcaatggcagcataagtaggagggagaagcaagtgggaatgcaggcatggggagtccttGAAACATCAGCACtgcaattccacaagggggtgtgaagctagagtgacagcactgacagtccagtttatccaaagccaatggcacggatccccacccagctctacgcCTCACACCATAGGTCTGACTTGGAGTGAGCAGCgcaggtggatagttcaggttcagaaagtaaaaatccacatCAAgatgtttcaaccaatcagctgcATATTCGGTGACTATGCctctatactcaactggttggctgatacaaaatcttggtctgggtttTTACTtcatggacctgaactatccacctctggtgAGCAgctagctagagctagaacttgAACTAGAATCAGAGTGCCCATAAGATAATGtaaagtgtgtttttagtcttgaatactgagagtgagcctgaatgtTACTGGAAGCTGCAGAGCTGGGTCAAATGCTCCATAGTTCTTTCTACTCTAgatactaacagatatcctgcccCTTAACATTGAAGCAGACAGGGAGGGTTGTATGAGAATTGTACATCTAAAGATATTTTGGTGCAAAGTCGTCCATTGCTTTGTAAGTTAAGCGCAAAGTTCAGTTGAGAGTGAAGCTTGAGGTCCTAGTGCAGGGTCAGCCTTAGGCATGGAGGGCCTTGGTCAAGTGCCCAACTGAAAAGTGACTATTCTGTCAAAAACGGGGTTCAAACTgccaaccttctggtcacaggcaCAGACGCCTAATCTATGGAGCGGCACATGAAATCGGGCCGGAATTAATATGTCTGGCTCCTGGCAGGAGGGAGCCACTCTGCTAGTGGCCTGCCTTGTTATGGCCAGACACCTGCCAAGCGGTTGTTGCTGTGTGTATTTGCTGGTTCTTATCTTGTGCCGTGCAGCCGATGCTATCCTGAGTATTTATCTTGTCCATTTATTCTGCAAGCTGTTAGCTTGTCTTGCTCAACACTGTCAACCTTAGTTCTCCTCTAAGCACCAGCACCAGCCGGTTCGATCACAGCCCTCCGCCTCAGCACCTACTGCAGCATCActccaggaactggaggtgcTTTGTCCCCTGGTTGATGTTCAACATGGTGCTGGTTTGCCGTTTACTTGCCTCTCACAAGCTGCATCATCCCTTCGAAGTTGACCTCCCTCCGTTATCAGAGCTTTCCATTTTCTTCTTAGCCATAGACTGATTGTGAAATCAGCTCGCAGGATGCTTCTTCATTGTGGGCTGTGTTTATCTGGGCTTCTGTCGAGCGATAGCGCGTCTGGGCTGCTCATGTGTGCACGTTACACACTGATAGTGAGGCAGGTGTTCTGTGGGGTCGCTGTTGCCTCTGCGATAGTTCATCATGAATGGTGTAGTTAGCAGGCAAAAAACCTCCTAGCCAAACACGGTTTCTCCGAAATAACATTTGTCTTGGTCCTTGTTTTAATTGTCCTCATTGTTCATTTTGTCATCTTTGTGACATCTGTCACTTTCGTTTTGGAGAGGGGGGGGTGCCAAAGCCTCACATGCTCACTGGTTTAGTTCTTTCTCTCCTTAGCTGAACCCTCCGGTCATGCCTGTCCTTACAGTTGGGCCACGGGTTAGCCTGTGCCGGCCGTTCAATCCCATTTGGCAGCCAGAGGCCTTACGgaggggggcggtggggggggggagggggattacCTGCTCTTTGGCTTTGTCCCGTCAAAGGCAAAGCCACTATGGGTGGACGGGGCCAATTTCCTGTGATGCCTTTTCTCCTGACAGAATGGCGACAGAATGGAGCGAAGTGATCCAGCTGAATCATAATCCCCTGTAGATGAAGTGGAGGTGGACATTGGGTGGAGAAGGTAGCAGGCAGCATGGTGCTGAGTGTTTGAGCGCCTTAATTGTTTCTACACCGGCCACCTGGATCATACGGAGGACCTTCATATAGTTTCCTCCTCAGAAGGTAACTCTCAATCCTCTCTCCTTAGGTGCATGGCAACAGGCCTCCTTAAGAATCCCCTGGAatgctgacatgcacatccagatgAAGAACTGCGCTCCTCTGTCCCTCATTCCTAAACATAAACGATTTTCCATCCCGGTTCCGCCTTCAGCTGAAGTCATATTCTCCTTGCATTCTGTGATCACGTCCCAAACGTAACTGGATACCACGTGGCTCAACTTGCGCTCCAACACAAACTAGcctaaaaaaaaacccacaatgaCCTTTGTGTCTAATTTTAGCTCTGTTGATTACACATTGTCATCATCGTGCAGGAAGTTGAGTGTTGATGTCTGTTGATTGCCGCTCTCAGCTGTGTCCTGTGCATGCATCACTTCATCCAGTGGAGCAGCTAGTCAGCATAGCCTGTCTTTAAGGCAAACATCGCCGTCTTTCAGTGATACTTTTCTTCGGTTGTTAAGCTTTGGGCACAGTGCCTAGAGAAGAGGTAGAGCTTCCCAGAACTGGAGAGACGCGGACATTAGTGGTCAGAGTGAGAAAACTTGTTAAATATATGTTCTGGAGTATAGCATAGCCGTCTGTAGTTAACTTATCCACCCATCTTACTCGTCGCTCTGGTCTTTCGCAATCATTGATACGTTGAAGGTGAAATCTGCAGCTAAGATCAGCAGTGGTGGGTGTTATCAGTACGAAATTCATGACAAGCTATGATATCATATATCAGATAATCTTGAGCCACAGTCCCAACCAAAAGTGGTTACACTGTGCACCCAGGGTCACTGTCTTGCTCTTAAGGCAAATCAACAATATATCCTCAGGAATTATTTGTGTGTTAGCACCCCTACGGGATTAATGACTCTGGCTGAAGTCCACATGTACACAAAAATAGAGTGGTGGACCTGCAAGCAGACCTCGAACGCGGCCCTGCTGATTATCCGTCTTAAAAGCGTGCACAGGCCCTCCTTCAAGGGCCGTGGCACAGGGCTGCAGACCAGCTGGTTTTCTTGACCTTCCCCGCGAATGTGGAAACCATCGGCGCACCGTTAGGAAGGGTGGCAAACAGATGGCCGAGGTCTTGCTTCGTCACATTCACACCCAGGAAATGTGGGAGAAGGGGCTGTGTCCATAACATtgagagcggggggggggggagattcacACCTTCATGTTCTGAGTGGAATAGTGATGAAGTGCCAAACACAATCTGTGAATGTAATCTCACAATTAAGGGGACTAATTAATTAAGTCCAGGGACACGTATCAAATGCCTTCCGCCGCAGCTTACCCTCCAGGTCATGATGCCTCCCGCACCCTCCGGCTGAATGGGAGTGAAGCTCTTACAGTGCATGTGGTTGGTGGTGAATTCAGCACTTGTTGCCAGCACCTTGCCTGCATGGTGGCGATGTGGTGCAGCTGTCCTCTTCTTTTGGAGCTGATTCTCCTGCTAGTCCCTAGGAACCCCATGCTTATTCGAGCCAGGAAGAGCCCTTAGTAATTCTGCAGATCAAGGCCTTGCCGGTGGACCTTCCAGCTGATGCCCAACAAACTCTCCAAAGGGGACCCACCTCCAGGAGCAGATAGGTGGATGCGGGGGTGACAGTATGTGTGTCTATTCACCGACCCCGGTATTGGGAGGGGCCACATGCCGTCCACCTGATCACCTGACCTCTGGCGCTCCGGGGGAAAGGCTGATATCCCATATCTATGGAAACAATTCCAGAGGAGAGGGAAGAGGAGGCGTGGCATACGCAAGTGCAGCCAGCAGGTCTTAATGCGCTGCCTGCAAAGCGCATTTGCAAACTGCATTCATTGTGAAGGCAGCCGAGGAATGTGGGATCGGTGTCGGGATCCGGACGCGTGCTCCCTCGTGCAAAGTGTccaggccaggcctggcagccaCCGAGCCTAGGAGGGGAGCTTGAGTGCAGACTGCTGGGCGGTGGCAGGTTTCCAGGCTAAGGTAGTGCTTGAATAATTGGGATAATCTGGCTTTAAGGGATGTCAGGCCGCAGTGACGTCGGGCTTTGTGGAGGCTGATGGATTCGGGGTGACGTGTatctctgccccccaccccggccACCCTCCAACATTCTACTCCCAGGCAAACTTCTCTGCTTCTTCACTACCATCCCTTCCTGCTCCATGCTGACCCCGTTAGAAGCCCAGAAAAACACAGCCCCCATAAAACCTCCACCTTCTCAGTTCTGGTCTCTTCTCCCCTATAGACCTCCATCCTGGAAGAGAAAATGTCCTCATCAGAACAAGCTGTATATATAAGATGCAAATGTATGGAAATACATAGATCAGAATGGAGTGATGTTCCACACCATCCTGCAAGTCAGTGTACATCCTCTAGGGAGCAGTGTTAATGTACAGAACTCTCAGCTGTACTCCACAAGGCTTGTGAAGGGAGGGGCATCTCACACATTATCAAATGTTCTGCACATATACTATTACATTTATGACATGTTTTATGAACATTATAATAAAGTTGAAACAGCCTCTCAAGTGTTTATGCACTTTTATGGTACAATACAGTAAGTTCATCCCGAATCCAAGTCTGTAGAATATTAGGAGTGCTTTGGACTTAGAAATGGTCGACAAAAGTTTTAATTGCACCGCCCTTTTTAAATAGATCGAACAGGGACAGAATTCTGATAGAAGCTTCCAGCCCGAGAAGGAGTTAGCTAGACGCTATTAGACCACTAAAAGTTTACAAATAGTTTTAAAGTACGCAACACCTTACAGATTAACTCCAGTTTATGTTTAGTCAAAATGAGCATGGACATTTTGACAGGATATTCTATTTATTTTCGGATATAACCCCATCTAAACCCTCACTTTATCTGAAGCTTAAGTCCGGAGAAGTTTGGCAGGGATCTTATGCGGAGACTCATGCGCAGAAGCTGCCAAAAGCCACCGAGCTTGCATGCAAATTGATAGGCGTGCCTTGGGGCGATGAAGGCGCGGGCGGACCTCCAGAAAAGCCCTGCTACAGCAGTAGGCAGGATGCGGAGATCCGCAGATCGGTAAGGACTTCTCCTCCGAAGACGCCTTAGGACGAGCGCAGTTACTTAAAGCATGCGTAGATTTAAGGCAGTGAATTAAGACGGTGGCGGTGGCGCAGATTAACCGATGTGGATAAAGTCAGCATTGCTCCGCCCCGCCGAGAGCGAACCGGTACCGGGACGAGATAGATAGAATCGTTTGTGTCTGCAGATTGCATTTTGTCAGGATGGCCGAAGACGATGTCAGGCGCCCTGATAGAGAAAGACTTGAGAAAGACAGCAGGAACTCCAGCGTGCTGAACTGGGAGCAGGTTCGGCGCCTGGACTCTATTCTGACGGAAACGATCCCCATCCACGGCCGGGGCAACTTCCCCACCCTGGAGATGAAACCCCAGCAAATTGTTAAGAAAGTCAGGAGTCGGATGGAGGACAAGAAGATCAGTGTCCGAGATGTGAGGTTGAACGGGTCTGCTGCGAGCCACGTTCTTCATGAGGACAGCGGCTTGGGCTACAAAGACCTGGACCTCATCTTCTGCGCGGACCTGAAAGGTGAAGCCGAGTTTCAGGTGATCAAGGACATTGTTCTGGACTGTTTGCTGGACTTCCTACCCGAAGGCGTGAATAAGAAGAAAATCACGTCCCTAACGCTGAAGGTACACGTTTCTTTAAAATGGGTTTCTGGGGTTTGATCACTCATTACATCATATTAGTAAAGACCATAAAGTAACATTTCCCGGATGACAGTGCAGACCCAAGTCTCGTGCCCGTTAGGTATTCCTGAGATATATTTAGAAAGGTTTCTGTTAGTAAAATGATGCTTTTCTACCATTAAGAGGATTGAATTAAACCTATTTAAAGTGGATCCTCAAACTCTACACAGCCAGCAAGTGCTCGTTATGCCAAACGGAAGAGGGCGATTCCAAGGATTCAGTTACGTAATTATATCAATTAACATAATTTGTAATATCGCGCATTTAGATGtaggaaaaataaattaaaccgGGAGAGACATAAtcctgcaattacattaattttGGCCGCTACTGATTTAATGATTTAATGCACGAAATGACACCTGGCATAACACGTAGGAGAATGATGCCATCGGGCACAAATTAAAACGGTGCTTTCAGCTTGATGTGTTCCCTAGTAAACTTCTGCAAAGCTGATCATTAATCATCCATAAAAGTCGATTTGTAAACGCCTCTGCTGTCGTTGGCTAAGTTTCCCGTTTGTAACCAGGAAAAATAAGTCGATTTAGTTTCTAAGTGTAAACACCTGCCTGAGTTTTTATCATTCCTCATCTAAATCAATCAGAACAGTAACAGCATGAAGGACTGCTTCTCTCCCCCtccactcccccccctccctcccccaggagGCCTACGTGCAGAAGATGGTGAAGGTCTGCACGGACACGGACCGATGGAGTCTTATCTCACTGTCGAACAACCATGGCAAGAACGTGGAGCTCAAGTTTGTGGGCTCCCTGCGTCGCCAGTTCGAGTTCAGCGTGGACTCCTTCCAGATCAAGCTGGACTCCTTGCTCCTCTTCCACGACTGCTCGGAGAACGCCATGTCGGAGACGCTGCACCCCACCGTCGTCGCTGAGAGCGTCTACGGGGACTTCCAGGCAGCGCTGGAGCACCTGTGCCACCGAGTCATCTGCACGCGCAGCCCAGAGGAGATTCGAGGGGGCGGCCTGCTGAAgtactgccacctgctggtgagGGGCTTCCGCGCGGCCTCCGAGGCGGAGATGAAGTCGCTGCAGCGCTACATGTGCTCGCGCTTCTTCATCGACTTCTCGGACATCGGCGAGCAGCGGCGCAAGCTGGAGTCCTATCTGCAGAACCACTTTGTCGGCCTGGAGGAGCGCAAGTACGACTATCTGATGACGCTGCACGGCGTGGTGAACGAGAGCACGGTGTGCCTGATGGGACACGAGAGGCGGCAGACCCTCAGCCTTATCGCCATGCTGGCGGTGCACGTTCTGGCCAAGCAGAACGCCATCCCCAACGTGGCCAACGTCACCTGCTACTACCAGCCTGCACCCTACGTGGCCGATGGCAACTTCAGCAACTACTGCATCGCCCAGGTCCAGCCTGTCTTTGGGTGGCACCACCACTCCTATTCAACCTGGCTGCCCTGTAACTGAGTCCTGCACATGGGCACAGAGGGCAGACATAACAGGCTTCATGAACAGTTGCGTGGCCCAgaagcatcatgggaagggcAAAGAGCAGAGCCCCAGTTCCACACTCGGCCTCGTCAGGCCGCCTGCCTTGAGTGCCGCAGGCACAGGTTTTTGGAACACGCTGCTGTCCGCACATGCTGGGGGCTGGCAGAGACCTGGGGGCCACCCACGCAGattcccccccactgccccatcCCCCAGGGGGGGCTCCCGGCTTGCATCCTGCCTCACCTGCCACGTGTGACCTGAGCGGCGACATCGATGGCGGGaagacaagtaaaaaaaaataaataaaccaaaGCTAAATACCAAAGATTTAGCTTAATGACGACGGCGAGATGTCCCCAGCATTCAGCGCTGCCAAGGGAGTGCTAgtgtttggatttttttttgttttatgtgtGTAAAGTTGTGACTTTTTTTCAACACTTCAGATACTTTCCTTTCACAGACTCTCGCTGTAGAAAGACTGAATTGCAAAAGGGCTGAAAAGATAGGATCTCTTAAGAGGAAGTGTAATGTGTGCTCGGTAGTGGTGCATCGTAGGGCTGAGTGAGGCGCCTTTACGGCCTCCCCTGACTGGGGCCACTGGGGCCACTGGGAATGTCTTTATAAGGGGTCAGTGTTCCCCCCTGTGAGGCGCTCTATGCTGTTTGCAGTGACACTTGGGCAGGGAATTCTGCAGCTCCCGCAAAAGCGGTAGAAGCATGCGGTAGGGGGGGGTTCCATGGCTCTGTGCTCTCAGAGGAGTTCCTCTGACGGAGTGATGTTTGCACAGCGTCTGATTGATGACAGGATGCGGGGACTCGAATCACAGCCTATGGAAGGAGGTGGGCTGGGCAGCTTGGGGGTGGAGCCTGGTACGGGCCAGGGGAGCAGGTTTGCATGGTGAATGGGTCACAATTCTGTCTCCACCCATCCTCATCAGCTCAGTACATATAGGCATCTTGGTTCCTGCTCCCCAGAACGGATAGTGGGACTAATCCCTACAATCCATCTGCACCACAGTCCGGCAGGACCATGTTCCGCTAGCATATACAGGACCTGAGGTAGGCTAACAGCAGTCAGATGTGGGCACCTTCAGTTCTGTTTCTCTCAGCATAATCGGTCACATGATCATACGAGCACCATGCCGAAGTCATTCAGGGTGACTTTTAGCTACCTATTAGTGCTTTACCCACAATCCCTCAGTCTGGCCCCAGCCTGTCATTCTTTTCACACGTGAACCTGTCAGAAATCCTGTGCTGATTCTTCAGCTACGTACGGCTGAATGATGCTGCGCAGGTTGTGCTGGAAATATGGACCCATGTGTTCCGTAGCGGCCCCCTCACCCATGATGCGATAGCGCTGCGCTGCGGGGAAGAGGctcacacgcccccccccccccccgaattgcATCACCCCGCGGTGGAACCACATTTTGCTGCAAAGGAGAACCTTGTATTTTTCTATTAATGctatttttgttaatgtttcggCTGTTCCCTTTGTTGCAGTCCTTGGGCATCTGTGCGGATTCTTAGCAGCCCTTCGGAGAAATGTTGTACCTTGTGTTCCTGTGAGAAAGGAGATTTTTACCATTAAAAGAACGGATCCTGAAAGCTGAACCTCGGCGTCTGTCCCTTCTCATCATTTCATACAAGGGAGGGAATTCATGTTTGATTCAGGTTTGATTTGTCTTTAATGAAACCCAGTGTACTGAAATGCTGAAACGGAAACAAGGTTAATGTTCCAGGAACTATTAAGGGCTAAACCATATTTGAAATGTAGATTTGGGGATGAGGTGGCATGAATTATGGGggaagtttgggggggggggggtgagttatGAGTCTGGACATGTAGAGGGGGGGGGTATGCAGTGTTTATCATTCAAGGCTGATTGCAGCTGATCACTGACGTTCATAGAGAAAAAGCTgaatgaatcccccccccccccccgaaacctGACACTGCTGGAGCTCTGATCCAGTCCAGGGACCTCAATGTGAGCCCAGCCGCCTGCCTTGGGACACACTGAGCAGACCTGAGCAGCTGGGATGGATGTGCTGGGATTTCTCTGGGTCACGCGGGCAAAAGCCGACAGCAGCTTTTACGCACATCAGAAGCCTGCGTCAGGGCGAAGACACAGTTACCGAAATAGCAGAGAGGAGGGAGCTTCTCAGGTCAGGCTGCAGTAGCGTCCAATAACCCAGATACACACCGGGTTTTCTGTTGTAGTCGGACTTGAAAGCGTGTCGGCTCAGGTGAAGCCGAACTGGACGGGAGGACgcaagaggggccataattcatgcaGAGGAGTCAACCTTTTCATTAGCCAATGACGGGGCACTCCGGGGGCCAATGAGCTTTCAGCTGGGATCAGTACACTCCTGCCCCAGATGGACGTGACCAGGTAATGGGTGACACTGATCGGCTTATGAAGCACACAGTGTTGCGTGATGGTTAGCGAGACAGGGAAGGAGAGAACGTGCGGGGCAACTAAGGCTTGCTAAGGTTTATTACGGTTACGTAATAAAGAGCCTCTCCTGTGATGGTTTTACATTCTCACCCCAGTCAGTAGGGGGCAGCCTTCCTAAGAAACATATCATGGAGCAATGGGTCTGATATgtcagccaccccccccacccccccaccttaCAGCGATGCACCGACTACTCCAGGCTTACCTTAAAGTTAATCCGTCACTTAATTGCCTATAAAGTCCTAAAAATAATATTGAAGTTCTCGTCAGTCATGGGGCTCAAGACATGTAGTCCTGTCACCCTGAAGCTGACTGGTTCTGACACCAAAGTCACCCTGGATCTGGACCAGGGATGAGAACTTC
Protein-coding sequences here:
- the tent5aa gene encoding terminal nucleotidyltransferase 5A, whose protein sequence is MAEDDVRRPDRERLEKDSRNSSVLNWEQVRRLDSILTETIPIHGRGNFPTLEMKPQQIVKKVRSRMEDKKISVRDVRLNGSAASHVLHEDSGLGYKDLDLIFCADLKGEAEFQVIKDIVLDCLLDFLPEGVNKKKITSLTLKEAYVQKMVKVCTDTDRWSLISLSNNHGKNVELKFVGSLRRQFEFSVDSFQIKLDSLLLFHDCSENAMSETLHPTVVAESVYGDFQAALEHLCHRVICTRSPEEIRGGGLLKYCHLLVRGFRAASEAEMKSLQRYMCSRFFIDFSDIGEQRRKLESYLQNHFVGLEERKYDYLMTLHGVVNESTVCLMGHERRQTLSLIAMLAVHVLAKQNAIPNVANVTCYYQPAPYVADGNFSNYCIAQVQPVFGWHHHSYSTWLPCN